In a single window of the Gossypium hirsutum isolate 1008001.06 chromosome D02, Gossypium_hirsutum_v2.1, whole genome shotgun sequence genome:
- the LOC107909516 gene encoding ADP-ribosylation factor GTPase-activating protein AGD3 isoform X2, whose product MHFAKLDDSPMFRKQIQCMEESAELLRERSLRFFKGCRKYTEGLGEGYDGDIAFASALEMFGGGHNDPISVAFGGPVMTKFTIALREIGTYKEVLRSQVETELNEKLMQFVNRDLLDVKEARKRFDKASLVYDQAREKFLSLRKSTKSNIANVLEEELHNARSTFEQARFNLVTALSNVEAKKRFEFLEAVSGTMDAHLRYFKQGYELLHQMEPYINQVMTYARQSRERSKYDQAALNERMQEYKRQVDRESRLSSNGSNGSPNGDGIQAIGRSSHKMIEAVMQSAAKGKVQTIRQGYLSKRSSSLRGDWKRRFFVLDSRGMLYYYRKQCSKSSGSGSQLSGQRNSSELGSGLLGRWLSSHYHGGVHDEKSVAHHTVNLLTSTIKVDADQSDLRFCFRIISPTKNYTLQAESALDQMDWIEKITGVIASLLSSQAPERCLSASPMGSGHHRSASESSSFESSDFDHTGVEEYASERNLVSAHNERQSRASQHQRSCLKNEKPIDVLRRVSGNDKCADCGAPEPDWASLNLGVLLCIECSGVHRNLGVHISKVRSLTLDVKVWDPSVISLFQSLGNTFANSVWEELLHSRNAFHVDLTPSFSKSDKPQLLLMGKPCHSDSISVKEKFIHAKYAEKLFVCKLKDEQHPQSVAQQIWEGVRANDKKAVYRYIVNCEVDLNAVYEQSSGSSLTLAKVMLLQEHTNVCNNSSSYITGDSSDRSSASSFNLVGTSEGQTTDDLDGCTLLHLACETGDIGMIELLLQYGANINVMDSRGQTPLHRCILKGKAAVAKLLLTRGADPQVLNRENKTPVELAVESDFDDSEVLALLSDSNG is encoded by the exons ATGCATTTCGCTAAGCTCGATGACTCTCCCATGTTTCGCAAGCAG ATACAATGCATGGAGGAAAGCGCCGAGTTGTTACGTGAGAGAAGCTTAAGGTTTTTCAAAGGATGCCGAAAATACAC TGAAGGACTTGGCGAGGGATATGATGGGGACATTGCTTTTGCAAGTGCCCTTGAAATGTTCGGTGGAGGACATAATGACCCTATTAGTGTTGCTTTTGGTG GACCAGTTATGACCAAGTTTACCATAGCATTGAGAGAAATTGGAACATACAAGGAAGTTCTTCGGTCACAG GTTGAAACCGAgctaaatgaaaaattaatgcAGTTTGTCAATAGGGATTTACTTGACGTCAAG GAAGCACGTAAACGCTTTGACAAGGCTAGTCTCGTTTATGACCAG GCTCGTGAAAAGTTTCTTTCACTCAGGAAAAGCACAAAGAGTAATATTGCCAATGTTTTGGAAGAG GAACTTCATAATGCGAGGTCAACATTTGAGCAGGCTCGCTTTAATCTA GTAACTgctctttcaaatgttgaagctAAAAAGCGATTTGAGTTTCTGGAAGCTGTTAGTGGGACTATGGATGCACATCTTCGATACTTCAAACAG GGCTATGAATTATTGCATCAAATGGAGCCATATATTAATCAG GTCATGACCTATGCACGGCAATCAAGGGAAAGATCCAAATATGACCAGGCAGCTTTAAATGAAAGAATGCAAGAGTACAAACGGCAGGTTGACAGAGAGAGCAGATTGTCTTCTAATGGTTCTAATGGATCTCCTAATGGAGATGGTATACAAGCAATAGGTAGAAGTTCACATAAAATGATAGAGGCAGTAATGCAGTCTGCTGCGAAGGGAAAG GTTCAAACCATTCGACAAGGCTATCTGTCAAAACGTTCATCAAGCTTGAGAGGAGACTGGAAAAGAAGATTTTTTGTCCTTGATAGCCGTGGAATGTTGTATTATTACCGCAAGCAGTGCAGCAAATCATCT GGGTCTGGCAGTCAGCTTTCTGGTCAGAGAAATAGCTCTGAACTTGGATCTGGATTATTGGGCCGATGGCTTTCTTCTCATTATCATGGTGGCGTTCATGATGAAAAATCTGTTGCCCATCACACAGTGAATCTGCTTACGTCAACAATTAAAGTTGATGCCGACCAGTCAGATTTGAGGTTTTGTTTTAGGATAATTTCTCCTACAAAGAATTACACCTTGCAG GCAGAGAGTGCACTGGATCAAATGGATTGGATTGAAAAGATAACTGGTGTTATTGCTTCTTTGCTTAGTTCTCAGGCTCCTGAAAGG TGTCTCTCTGCTAGTCCCATGGGAAGTGGTCATCATCGATCTGCCAGTGAGAGTAGTTCATTTGAAAGTTCTGATTTTGATCACACTGGTGTTGAAGAGTATGCCTCTGAGAGAAACCTTGTTAGTGCACATAACGAACGCCAATCAAGAGCCTCACAACATCAAAGGTCCTGTCTAAAAAATGAAAAGCCAATTGATGTACTGCGAAGAGTATCTGGGAATGACAAATGTGCAGATTGTGGTGCTCCTGAACCTGATTGGGCATCTTTGAATCTGGGTGTTCTTCTTTGTATCGAGTGTTCTGGTGTTCACCGTAATCTTGGTGTTCATATATCGAAG GTTAGGTCGCTTACTCTTGATGTAAAAGTGTGGGACCCATCTGTTATAAGTTTGTTTCAATCTCTGGGCAATACCTTTGCTAACTCAGTTTGGGAGGAATTGTTGCACTCCAGAAATGCTTTCCACGTTGATCTTACTCCAAG CTTTTCCAAGTCTGATAAACCGCAGCTGCTGCTTATGGGAAAACCTTGTCATTCTGATTCTATTTCTGTAAAGGAGAAGTTCATTCATGCAAAG TATgcagaaaagctttttgtttgCAAGCTGAAAGATGAGCAACATCCTCAATCAGTTGCACAACAGATTTGGGAGGGTGTTCGTGCCAATGATAAGAAGGCTGTATACCGTTATATTGTTAATTGTGAAGTAGATTTAAATGCAGTGTATGAACAATCTTCTGGGTCTTCATTAACCCTTGCCAAAGTGATGCTTCTGCAGGAACATACAAATGTCTGTAACAACAGCTCCAGTTACATCACAGGGGATTCATCAGACAGATCCTCTGCTAGCTCTTTCAACTTGGTGGGTACCAGTGAAGGGCAAACCACAGACGATTTAGATGGTTGTACCCTACTTCACCTTGCCTGTGAAACGGGTGACATTGGCATGATTGAACTTCTATTACAATATGGAGCAAATATAAATGTAATGGATTCAAGAGGTCAAACACCACTTCATCGATGTATTCTCAAGGGCAAGGCTGCAGTTGCTAAATTACTCCTTACCAG GGGAGCAGATCCGCAGGTGttaaatagggaaaataaaaccCCTGTTGAGCTAGCAGTGGAATCAGATTTTGATGACAGTGAGGTCCTTGCTTTATTATCAGACTCAAACGGGTAA
- the LOC107909516 gene encoding ADP-ribosylation factor GTPase-activating protein AGD3 isoform X1, whose product MARYLPISPQFKLQKVDISLHASPLALFSFLYFLFFFSEGGRGKEGNSCQKHTVVTPFSRTSSKRRRRFWYSQHAVTNFGSTKRNRRLKGKEKIQCMEESAELLRERSLRFFKGCRKYTEGLGEGYDGDIAFASALEMFGGGHNDPISVAFGGPVMTKFTIALREIGTYKEVLRSQVETELNEKLMQFVNRDLLDVKEARKRFDKASLVYDQAREKFLSLRKSTKSNIANVLEEELHNARSTFEQARFNLVTALSNVEAKKRFEFLEAVSGTMDAHLRYFKQGYELLHQMEPYINQVMTYARQSRERSKYDQAALNERMQEYKRQVDRESRLSSNGSNGSPNGDGIQAIGRSSHKMIEAVMQSAAKGKVQTIRQGYLSKRSSSLRGDWKRRFFVLDSRGMLYYYRKQCSKSSGSGSQLSGQRNSSELGSGLLGRWLSSHYHGGVHDEKSVAHHTVNLLTSTIKVDADQSDLRFCFRIISPTKNYTLQAESALDQMDWIEKITGVIASLLSSQAPERCLSASPMGSGHHRSASESSSFESSDFDHTGVEEYASERNLVSAHNERQSRASQHQRSCLKNEKPIDVLRRVSGNDKCADCGAPEPDWASLNLGVLLCIECSGVHRNLGVHISKVRSLTLDVKVWDPSVISLFQSLGNTFANSVWEELLHSRNAFHVDLTPSFSKSDKPQLLLMGKPCHSDSISVKEKFIHAKYAEKLFVCKLKDEQHPQSVAQQIWEGVRANDKKAVYRYIVNCEVDLNAVYEQSSGSSLTLAKVMLLQEHTNVCNNSSSYITGDSSDRSSASSFNLVGTSEGQTTDDLDGCTLLHLACETGDIGMIELLLQYGANINVMDSRGQTPLHRCILKGKAAVAKLLLTRGADPQVLNRENKTPVELAVESDFDDSEVLALLSDSNG is encoded by the exons ATGGCGCGTTATTTACCAATCTCTCCCCAATTCAAACTTCAAAAAGTAGATATTTCATTACACGCTTCTCCACTTGCACTCTTCTCCTTTctctatttccttttttttttctctgaagGAGGGAGGGGTAAGGAAGGTAACTCCTGTCAGAAACACACAGTCGTAACGCCGTTTTCAAGAACATCCTCGAAACGACGACGTAGGTTTTGGTATTCACAACACGCTGTTACAAATTTTGGCTCCACCAAACGAAATCGTAGattaaaagggaaagaaaaa ATACAATGCATGGAGGAAAGCGCCGAGTTGTTACGTGAGAGAAGCTTAAGGTTTTTCAAAGGATGCCGAAAATACAC TGAAGGACTTGGCGAGGGATATGATGGGGACATTGCTTTTGCAAGTGCCCTTGAAATGTTCGGTGGAGGACATAATGACCCTATTAGTGTTGCTTTTGGTG GACCAGTTATGACCAAGTTTACCATAGCATTGAGAGAAATTGGAACATACAAGGAAGTTCTTCGGTCACAG GTTGAAACCGAgctaaatgaaaaattaatgcAGTTTGTCAATAGGGATTTACTTGACGTCAAG GAAGCACGTAAACGCTTTGACAAGGCTAGTCTCGTTTATGACCAG GCTCGTGAAAAGTTTCTTTCACTCAGGAAAAGCACAAAGAGTAATATTGCCAATGTTTTGGAAGAG GAACTTCATAATGCGAGGTCAACATTTGAGCAGGCTCGCTTTAATCTA GTAACTgctctttcaaatgttgaagctAAAAAGCGATTTGAGTTTCTGGAAGCTGTTAGTGGGACTATGGATGCACATCTTCGATACTTCAAACAG GGCTATGAATTATTGCATCAAATGGAGCCATATATTAATCAG GTCATGACCTATGCACGGCAATCAAGGGAAAGATCCAAATATGACCAGGCAGCTTTAAATGAAAGAATGCAAGAGTACAAACGGCAGGTTGACAGAGAGAGCAGATTGTCTTCTAATGGTTCTAATGGATCTCCTAATGGAGATGGTATACAAGCAATAGGTAGAAGTTCACATAAAATGATAGAGGCAGTAATGCAGTCTGCTGCGAAGGGAAAG GTTCAAACCATTCGACAAGGCTATCTGTCAAAACGTTCATCAAGCTTGAGAGGAGACTGGAAAAGAAGATTTTTTGTCCTTGATAGCCGTGGAATGTTGTATTATTACCGCAAGCAGTGCAGCAAATCATCT GGGTCTGGCAGTCAGCTTTCTGGTCAGAGAAATAGCTCTGAACTTGGATCTGGATTATTGGGCCGATGGCTTTCTTCTCATTATCATGGTGGCGTTCATGATGAAAAATCTGTTGCCCATCACACAGTGAATCTGCTTACGTCAACAATTAAAGTTGATGCCGACCAGTCAGATTTGAGGTTTTGTTTTAGGATAATTTCTCCTACAAAGAATTACACCTTGCAG GCAGAGAGTGCACTGGATCAAATGGATTGGATTGAAAAGATAACTGGTGTTATTGCTTCTTTGCTTAGTTCTCAGGCTCCTGAAAGG TGTCTCTCTGCTAGTCCCATGGGAAGTGGTCATCATCGATCTGCCAGTGAGAGTAGTTCATTTGAAAGTTCTGATTTTGATCACACTGGTGTTGAAGAGTATGCCTCTGAGAGAAACCTTGTTAGTGCACATAACGAACGCCAATCAAGAGCCTCACAACATCAAAGGTCCTGTCTAAAAAATGAAAAGCCAATTGATGTACTGCGAAGAGTATCTGGGAATGACAAATGTGCAGATTGTGGTGCTCCTGAACCTGATTGGGCATCTTTGAATCTGGGTGTTCTTCTTTGTATCGAGTGTTCTGGTGTTCACCGTAATCTTGGTGTTCATATATCGAAG GTTAGGTCGCTTACTCTTGATGTAAAAGTGTGGGACCCATCTGTTATAAGTTTGTTTCAATCTCTGGGCAATACCTTTGCTAACTCAGTTTGGGAGGAATTGTTGCACTCCAGAAATGCTTTCCACGTTGATCTTACTCCAAG CTTTTCCAAGTCTGATAAACCGCAGCTGCTGCTTATGGGAAAACCTTGTCATTCTGATTCTATTTCTGTAAAGGAGAAGTTCATTCATGCAAAG TATgcagaaaagctttttgtttgCAAGCTGAAAGATGAGCAACATCCTCAATCAGTTGCACAACAGATTTGGGAGGGTGTTCGTGCCAATGATAAGAAGGCTGTATACCGTTATATTGTTAATTGTGAAGTAGATTTAAATGCAGTGTATGAACAATCTTCTGGGTCTTCATTAACCCTTGCCAAAGTGATGCTTCTGCAGGAACATACAAATGTCTGTAACAACAGCTCCAGTTACATCACAGGGGATTCATCAGACAGATCCTCTGCTAGCTCTTTCAACTTGGTGGGTACCAGTGAAGGGCAAACCACAGACGATTTAGATGGTTGTACCCTACTTCACCTTGCCTGTGAAACGGGTGACATTGGCATGATTGAACTTCTATTACAATATGGAGCAAATATAAATGTAATGGATTCAAGAGGTCAAACACCACTTCATCGATGTATTCTCAAGGGCAAGGCTGCAGTTGCTAAATTACTCCTTACCAG GGGAGCAGATCCGCAGGTGttaaatagggaaaataaaaccCCTGTTGAGCTAGCAGTGGAATCAGATTTTGATGACAGTGAGGTCCTTGCTTTATTATCAGACTCAAACGGGTAA